Proteins encoded by one window of Candidatus Sumerlaea chitinivorans:
- a CDS encoding Protein export cytoplasm protein SecA ATPase RNA helicase — MFRNLLTRIFGNKQTRDMRRLWPIVREINEIYEQLHDLTDEELRAKTDEFRQRLQEGETLDDLLPEAFAVVKEACRRHLGQKWMAAGIEITWDMVPFDVQLAGAIVLHQGKIAEMATGEGKTLVAIMPLYLNALAGQGCHLVTVNEYLARRDSEWMGKIFEFLGLTVGCLDKTQPGTPERRAQYECDITYGTNHEFGFDYLRDNMATDADQIVQRRGHFYAIVDEVDNILIDEARTPLIISGPVDRSTHRYNEIKPLVYELVKRQNELCNRLLDEAERLLKEDPNSREAGINLLTVQKGLPKHKRLLKMRGEPGVQALIERIELEFLADKKMPEIEERLYYVIDEKGHQVDLTELGRTTLSPTNPKLWELPDIVEEIAAIDAGDFDVLELVDGRRVLVNGKPQERASYRKETQWEIPRHDGLQRIPHSMVKDVIPGSEIPKPERDHIKELLRAEHAVQTEKLHNISQLLRAYSLYERDVDYVVQDNKVIIVDEFTGRLMPGRRWSDGLHQAVEAKEGVEIEPETQTLATITLQNYFRMYKKLAGMTGTAETEANEFMHTYNMDVVVIPTNKPCIRVDEDDVVYKTKREKYNAVIEEIVRCHEQGLPVLVGTVSVEVSELLSRMLARRKIPHNVLNAKNHQREAEIIRFAGQPRAVTIATNMAGRGTDIKLHPDVIRYDEKGRPTGGLQVLGTERHEARRIDRQLRGRAGRQGDPGRSKFFVSLEDDLMRLFGSERIARIMDRLGIEEGEPITHPWVTKAIENAQKKVEARNFEIRKRTLDYDNVMNKQREAIYGLRREVLLSDNLREVVLTLHETAVRYAINEFGDPARHSEEWDLEGLLDYLQRCIPYADFRSLADELRGLDAEMFVQAIVPKLEEAYEAKRAQLGDELMLRLARWVILRHIDSNWMDHLLAIDDLRENVGWRGYAQLDPLVEYQKEASLLFEELMVSIHKGILEHFFLTQPVVQPEPAEQQIRAMEARKARLDEVIPTAPPPETLEEQEGVGDGRRPVAAPRPVRVGPKVGRNDPCPCGSGKKYKKCCGAPGKAGSDEFPLGE; from the coding sequence ATGTTTAGGAACCTCCTCACCCGCATATTCGGCAACAAGCAGACCCGCGACATGCGGCGTCTTTGGCCAATTGTCAGAGAGATCAACGAGATTTACGAGCAACTCCATGACCTCACAGACGAGGAACTTCGCGCCAAAACCGATGAATTTCGCCAGCGGCTGCAGGAGGGCGAAACCCTTGACGACCTGCTTCCAGAAGCGTTTGCGGTAGTCAAGGAGGCATGCCGCCGCCATCTGGGCCAGAAGTGGATGGCTGCAGGGATCGAGATTACATGGGACATGGTCCCATTTGACGTCCAGCTTGCCGGAGCCATTGTTCTTCACCAAGGCAAGATTGCCGAAATGGCAACCGGCGAGGGGAAAACCCTGGTCGCAATCATGCCTCTCTATCTCAATGCTCTTGCAGGCCAAGGATGTCATTTAGTTACGGTCAACGAGTATCTCGCCCGTCGCGACAGCGAGTGGATGGGCAAGATTTTCGAATTCCTCGGCCTCACGGTGGGATGTCTGGATAAAACCCAGCCGGGAACCCCCGAACGGCGCGCCCAGTACGAGTGCGATATCACTTACGGCACCAACCACGAATTTGGCTTTGACTACCTGCGCGACAACATGGCCACCGACGCCGACCAGATTGTCCAGCGGCGCGGCCATTTCTACGCGATCGTCGACGAGGTGGATAACATCCTGATCGATGAGGCGCGGACTCCCCTAATTATCAGTGGGCCTGTCGATCGCTCCACGCATCGCTACAACGAAATCAAACCCCTCGTCTACGAGCTCGTAAAGCGGCAAAACGAGCTATGTAACCGCTTGCTCGATGAAGCCGAGCGTCTCCTCAAGGAGGACCCAAACAGTCGTGAAGCTGGGATCAACTTGCTGACGGTTCAGAAAGGGCTCCCCAAACACAAACGTCTCCTAAAAATGCGCGGGGAGCCAGGTGTGCAGGCATTGATAGAACGCATCGAGCTCGAGTTTCTGGCCGACAAGAAGATGCCGGAAATCGAGGAGCGGCTTTATTACGTCATCGACGAAAAAGGCCACCAAGTTGACCTCACCGAGCTTGGCCGCACCACTCTCTCTCCCACGAATCCCAAGCTTTGGGAGCTGCCTGACATCGTTGAAGAAATCGCCGCCATCGATGCTGGCGATTTCGATGTGCTGGAACTCGTGGACGGCCGCAGGGTCCTCGTGAACGGCAAACCTCAGGAACGTGCGTCGTACCGCAAGGAGACTCAGTGGGAGATTCCCCGCCACGATGGTCTGCAGCGGATTCCACATTCCATGGTGAAGGATGTCATTCCCGGTAGCGAAATTCCGAAACCGGAGCGCGACCACATCAAAGAACTTCTGCGCGCCGAGCATGCCGTCCAAACTGAAAAGCTGCATAACATCTCCCAGCTTTTGCGGGCGTATTCGCTTTACGAGCGTGATGTCGATTACGTCGTGCAGGACAACAAGGTAATCATTGTCGACGAGTTTACTGGCCGCCTGATGCCGGGCCGCCGGTGGAGCGACGGGCTTCACCAAGCCGTCGAAGCGAAGGAAGGCGTGGAGATCGAGCCCGAGACCCAGACGCTCGCCACGATCACGCTCCAGAACTATTTCCGCATGTACAAGAAACTCGCGGGCATGACCGGTACCGCAGAGACCGAAGCCAACGAGTTCATGCACACCTACAACATGGACGTCGTCGTGATCCCCACGAACAAGCCGTGCATCCGGGTGGACGAAGATGACGTCGTTTACAAAACGAAGCGCGAAAAGTACAATGCGGTCATAGAGGAAATCGTTCGATGCCACGAACAGGGGCTCCCGGTGCTCGTCGGAACGGTGTCCGTGGAGGTCAGCGAGCTACTCAGCAGAATGCTTGCTCGGCGCAAAATCCCTCACAACGTTCTGAACGCTAAGAACCACCAGCGCGAAGCGGAGATCATCCGTTTTGCGGGTCAACCGCGTGCCGTGACGATTGCCACCAACATGGCGGGGCGTGGAACGGACATCAAGCTACACCCCGATGTCATCCGTTACGACGAAAAGGGGCGGCCAACGGGGGGACTGCAAGTCCTTGGCACCGAACGCCACGAGGCGCGCCGGATTGACCGTCAGCTGCGAGGCCGTGCTGGCCGACAAGGCGACCCCGGTCGCTCGAAGTTTTTTGTTTCGCTTGAAGACGACCTCATGCGCCTCTTCGGTAGCGAACGCATTGCGCGCATTATGGATCGTCTCGGCATCGAAGAGGGGGAGCCGATTACGCATCCGTGGGTCACGAAGGCCATTGAGAACGCCCAGAAGAAGGTCGAGGCACGAAACTTCGAAATCCGTAAACGCACCCTCGACTACGACAACGTCATGAACAAGCAGCGCGAGGCGATTTACGGCCTACGCCGCGAAGTGCTTCTCAGCGATAACCTTCGCGAAGTTGTTCTGACACTTCACGAGACCGCGGTCCGCTATGCCATCAATGAGTTCGGAGATCCGGCCCGCCACTCGGAGGAATGGGATCTTGAGGGGCTGTTGGACTATCTGCAGCGCTGCATTCCCTACGCCGACTTCCGTTCGTTAGCCGATGAGTTACGCGGGCTCGATGCGGAAATGTTTGTGCAAGCAATTGTGCCTAAGCTCGAAGAGGCGTATGAGGCCAAGCGGGCTCAACTGGGCGATGAGCTTATGCTGCGCCTCGCGCGTTGGGTGATCCTACGCCACATCGATAGCAATTGGATGGACCACCTGTTGGCGATTGACGACCTGCGCGAAAACGTCGGATGGCGCGGGTATGCCCAGCTCGATCCGTTGGTCGAATATCAAAAAGAGGCCTCCCTGCTCTTCGAAGAGCTGATGGTGAGCATCCACAAGGGCATCCTCGAGCACTTCTTCCTCACTCAACCCGTGGTTCAGCCGGAACCAGCCGAGCAACAGATTCGCGCAATGGAAGCGCGCAAGGCTCGCTTGGACGAGGTTATTCCAACTGCTCCGCCGCCGGAAACCCTCGAAGAGCAAGAGGGGGTGGGAGACGGGCGCCGTCCCGTCGCCGCACCGCGGCCAGTTCGGGTCGGCCCCAAAGTCGGAAGAAACGACCCGTGTCCGTGTGGCAGCGGCAAAAAGTATAAAAAGTGTTGTGGCGCCCCCGGCAAAGCGGGCAGTGACGAATTCCCACTCGGCGAATGA
- a CDS encoding Phosphate:acyl-ACP acyltransferase PlsX: protein MPNQFHRLRQLVRQRRRMRSVGETTIALDAMGSDHGPQVLLEGAYLAVTQYPALTVICTGPSGKLRALLRDHGWEHPRIQIEDATEVVTMHEAPSESLRKRNSSVAVAARLVSEGRAHGMVSAGNTGATMATTLLQWRTLPGISRPAISAIIPHPERPCVLLDVGANVDCKARHLRDFAIMGSVYSHYMFYRRRPRVGVLSVGEEPTKGNELVFATQELLRQTNLNFLGNAEGRDIVRGKFDVIVCDGFVGNIVLKFGEAVAEFIMESIKQQVQKSIISQLGAVAMMPALRNFKRQIDYAEYGGAPLLGVRGNCIIAHGSSHARAIKNALRVAAEMVGARVNDHIVEVMRENNLVPTKDTRTPATAHTK, encoded by the coding sequence ATGCCAAATCAGTTCCATCGGTTACGTCAGCTCGTCCGCCAGCGCCGGCGGATGCGTTCCGTCGGGGAAACCACCATCGCGTTGGATGCGATGGGAAGCGACCATGGGCCTCAGGTCTTATTGGAAGGCGCTTACTTAGCGGTCACCCAGTATCCAGCTTTGACTGTGATTTGCACCGGCCCTTCGGGAAAACTGCGCGCACTGCTACGCGATCATGGCTGGGAGCATCCCCGAATTCAGATTGAGGACGCGACTGAAGTCGTGACGATGCATGAGGCGCCCTCGGAAAGCCTTCGGAAACGGAATTCGTCCGTGGCGGTGGCGGCCCGGCTCGTCTCAGAAGGGCGGGCGCATGGCATGGTGTCGGCCGGAAACACAGGGGCAACCATGGCGACGACGCTCCTACAGTGGCGTACGCTGCCAGGGATTAGCCGCCCTGCAATCTCAGCCATTATTCCCCATCCTGAACGGCCTTGCGTGCTGCTGGACGTGGGGGCCAACGTAGATTGCAAGGCCCGCCACCTCCGCGATTTTGCGATCATGGGAAGTGTCTATTCCCATTACATGTTTTATCGCCGACGTCCCCGGGTCGGCGTCCTCTCTGTCGGCGAAGAACCGACAAAGGGCAATGAACTTGTGTTTGCCACGCAAGAGCTCCTACGACAAACCAATCTGAACTTCTTAGGCAATGCCGAGGGGCGGGACATCGTCCGAGGCAAATTTGACGTAATCGTTTGCGACGGCTTCGTGGGCAATATCGTGCTGAAATTTGGCGAGGCGGTTGCGGAGTTCATTATGGAGAGCATCAAGCAGCAGGTTCAGAAAAGCATTATTTCCCAGCTCGGTGCCGTGGCGATGATGCCAGCACTCCGCAATTTTAAGCGCCAGATTGATTACGCGGAGTATGGCGGTGCACCTTTGCTCGGCGTGCGCGGCAACTGCATCATCGCGCATGGTTCGTCGCATGCCCGAGCCATCAAAAACGCTCTCCGAGTTGCTGCCGAAATGGTTGGTGCACGCGTCAACGACCACATCGTAGAAGTTATGCGCGAGAATAACCTCGTCCCCACGAAAGACACACGAACACCTGCGACAGCCCATACTAAATAA
- a CDS encoding LSU ribosomal protein L32p, producing MPVPRRRHCPSRRDRRRAQHKLEEIKGFAECPKCGHPRLPHEVCPGCGEYKGRHYGKVKPVTAGE from the coding sequence ATGCCTGTTCCAAGAAGGCGCCACTGCCCGTCGCGACGAGACCGGCGGCGTGCCCAGCACAAGTTAGAAGAGATCAAAGGCTTTGCCGAGTGCCCCAAATGCGGTCATCCGCGTTTGCCCCATGAGGTTTGCCCGGGGTGCGGTGAGTATAAGGGCCGGCATTATGGGAAAGTCAAACCCGTCACTGCTGGAGAATAG
- a CDS encoding Glutamate synthase [NADPH] small chain, which produces MPELTPLPIAVLLRRMFCEFRHQQQIFDLPSSKFWRGSEKVDLSVRSHGKPAATPLGPAAGPHTQMAQNIVLAFLGGSRIMELKTIQINDRLTIPRPCIDATNVGYNVEFSQELRLEQSLEEYVKAWMLLRILEESEILGVPKRARSDKSAAAAAGHFYDCIFDLSCGYNLEGIASERVQWFIRSMMDASAEIERLRAQIPDEFAWARDLHYDPHIVTTATLSTFHGCPPDEIEGIVEHLLKVNHLHVVVKMNPTMLGRERVEELLHDVMGYHEIQVNPHAFESGLQFEESIGLIRRLRRLGRSLGLQVGVKFSNTLEVLNHRDFFPKTEKVMYLSGAPLHPIAMELALRFREEYVRTADDAEDAAVPISFSAGVDKHNFPDCVACGMVPVTVCTDLLRVGGYGRQVDYLRALEERMVANNARSIPEFICVTAKHAGSVEHCALENHRNIAARVVTDDRYSRARNSLVPKRINSKLWVFDCIACDKCIPVCPNDANFTYDAPGVEIPYKIYEVRHGEFHVVEEHTFAIRKAHQIANFGPFCNECGNCDTFCPEYGGPYVEKPTFFFTKEQWEEWTKYDGFLILHHEWGDEIRGRIRQQVYALHIQRTGERSSPSDTRHIFESPAGCVEIDPERVEPVRLIGAGTDNRLDLGIYLMLKTLLNGVLYSRSVNYVNAQFSDLLANLSA; this is translated from the coding sequence ATGCCAGAGCTGACTCCTTTGCCGATCGCCGTACTGCTTCGGCGGATGTTTTGCGAATTCCGCCACCAGCAACAGATCTTCGACCTGCCCTCGTCCAAGTTTTGGCGCGGGTCCGAAAAGGTGGATCTGAGCGTTCGTTCCCACGGGAAGCCTGCGGCAACACCACTCGGCCCAGCTGCAGGTCCACACACGCAAATGGCCCAGAATATCGTGTTGGCGTTTTTGGGCGGATCTCGGATCATGGAGTTGAAAACCATTCAGATCAACGACCGCCTGACAATTCCGCGGCCATGCATTGACGCGACGAATGTCGGGTACAACGTCGAGTTTAGCCAAGAATTGCGCCTTGAGCAATCGCTGGAGGAATACGTCAAAGCATGGATGCTTCTGCGCATCCTCGAGGAAAGTGAAATTCTGGGTGTGCCGAAGCGCGCTCGGAGTGACAAAAGCGCCGCGGCTGCGGCTGGCCATTTTTATGACTGCATCTTCGACCTCTCATGCGGCTACAATCTGGAGGGAATCGCAAGCGAGCGCGTTCAGTGGTTTATCCGCTCAATGATGGACGCCTCTGCAGAGATCGAGCGGCTTCGGGCTCAGATTCCAGACGAGTTTGCATGGGCGCGGGATCTCCATTACGATCCGCATATCGTAACCACGGCAACGCTTTCCACCTTCCACGGGTGCCCGCCGGACGAGATCGAGGGGATAGTCGAGCATCTCCTGAAGGTCAACCATTTGCATGTCGTGGTGAAAATGAACCCGACGATGCTCGGCCGAGAGCGCGTGGAAGAGCTCCTCCATGATGTGATGGGCTATCACGAAATTCAGGTGAACCCACATGCTTTTGAGTCCGGCCTGCAGTTTGAGGAGTCCATCGGACTAATTCGGCGTTTACGACGCTTGGGGCGCTCGCTGGGGCTACAGGTCGGGGTGAAGTTTTCCAACACTTTAGAAGTGCTTAACCACCGCGACTTTTTCCCAAAGACGGAAAAGGTCATGTACCTGAGCGGTGCTCCGCTTCATCCCATTGCCATGGAACTGGCGCTGCGCTTCCGTGAAGAATACGTGCGGACGGCCGACGATGCGGAGGACGCCGCAGTGCCAATCTCCTTCTCTGCCGGTGTGGACAAACATAACTTCCCAGACTGCGTGGCATGCGGAATGGTGCCTGTCACCGTTTGCACCGATTTGCTCCGGGTTGGTGGTTATGGCCGGCAAGTCGACTACCTCCGCGCGCTCGAGGAGCGCATGGTGGCCAATAATGCTCGGTCTATTCCCGAGTTCATCTGCGTAACAGCGAAGCATGCTGGAAGCGTGGAGCACTGTGCTCTGGAAAATCATCGCAACATTGCCGCGAGGGTCGTGACCGACGATCGCTACTCACGAGCGCGCAATTCGCTCGTTCCGAAACGAATCAACTCGAAACTCTGGGTCTTTGACTGCATCGCCTGCGATAAGTGCATCCCCGTCTGCCCGAATGACGCCAATTTCACCTACGATGCCCCCGGGGTAGAAATCCCGTATAAAATTTATGAGGTGCGCCACGGCGAATTCCACGTCGTCGAAGAGCACACTTTCGCAATCCGCAAGGCGCATCAAATCGCCAATTTCGGACCCTTCTGCAACGAGTGTGGCAACTGCGATACGTTTTGCCCTGAATATGGGGGACCTTACGTGGAAAAGCCGACGTTCTTCTTTACAAAAGAGCAGTGGGAAGAGTGGACGAAGTATGATGGCTTTCTGATTCTCCACCATGAATGGGGCGACGAAATCCGCGGGCGAATTCGACAGCAGGTTTATGCGCTCCACATTCAGAGAACCGGAGAGCGTTCCTCCCCGTCCGATACGCGCCATATCTTCGAGTCCCCAGCCGGTTGCGTTGAAATCGATCCCGAACGCGTCGAACCCGTTCGCCTGATTGGCGCAGGCACAGACAACCGATTGGATCTTGGGATCTATCTCATGCTTAAAACGCTACTGAACGGTGTTCTGTATTCGCGTTCGGTGAACTACGTGAATGCGCAATTTTCTGATTTGCTGGCAAACTTGTCTGCTTGA